One Scyliorhinus canicula chromosome 9, sScyCan1.1, whole genome shotgun sequence DNA segment encodes these proteins:
- the LOC119972011 gene encoding uncharacterized PE-PGRS family protein PE_PGRS46-like yields RDGGTGRDGGTGRDGGTGRDGGTGRDGGTGRDGGTGRDGGTGRDGGTGRDGGTGRDGGTGRDGGTGRDGGTGRDGGTGRDGGTGRDGGTGRDGGTGRDGGTGRDGGTYRDGRAYRDGGTGRDGGTGRDGGTGRDGGTGRDGGTGRDGGTYRDGGAYRDGGTGRDGGTGRDGGTGRDGGTGRDGGAITRTG; encoded by the exons CGAGACGGTGGGACAGGCCGAGACGGTGGGACGGGCCGAGACGGTGGGACGGGCCGAGACGGTGGGACGGGCCGAGACGGTGGGACGGGCCGAGACGGTGGGACAGGCCGAGACGGTGGGACGGGCCGAGACGGTGGGACGGGCCGAGACGGTGGGACGGGCCGAGACGGTGGGACGGGCCGAGACGGTGGGACAGGCCGAGACGGTGGGACAGGCCGAGACGGTGGGACGGGCCGAGACGGTGGGACAGGCCGAGACGGTGGGACGGGCCGAGACGGTGGGACAGGCCGAGACGGTGGGACAGGCCGAGACGGTGGGACGTACCGAGACGGTAGGGCGTACCGAGACGGTGGGACGGGCCGAGACGGTGGGACAGGCCGAGACGGTGGGACAGGCCGAGACGGTGGGACAGGCCGAGACGGTGGGACAGGCCGAGACGGTGGGACGTACCGAGACGGTGGGGCGTACCGAGACGGTGGGACGGGCCGAGACGGTGGGACGGGCCGAGACGGTGGGACGGGCCGAGACGGTGGGACGGGCCGAGACGGTGGGGC GATCACAAGGACTGGGTAA
- the LOC119971055 gene encoding WD repeat-containing protein 88-like, with the protein MDVAISSNNKWILSACKDSTVRLWNIENIDQVPAVKAEWRAHGEKVLQCAHCGKPFSCCHEDNSEFVTLCVFCRLSASPWNSRLTLPSLSAPAPPRPAAPPPPPHHGSRQGHTAH; encoded by the exons ATGGATGTTGCAATTTCCTCGAATAACAAGTGGATTCTCTCTGCCTGTAAG GATTCTACTGTGCGTCTGTGGAACATTGAGAACATTGACCAGGTTCCAGCCGTCAAAGCTGAATGGAgggcacacggggagaaagttctgCAG TGTGCACATTGTGGAAAGCCATTCTCCTGCTGCCACGAGGACAACTCGGAGTTTGTGACCCTCTGCGTGTTCTGTCGTCTGTCGGCATCACCGTGGAACTCTCGTCTCACCCTGCCAAGCCTCtcagcaccagccccaccccgACCCGcagctccacctccacctccacaccaTGGATCAAGGCAAGGTCACACAGCCCATTAG